One Drosophila willistoni isolate 14030-0811.24 chromosome XL unlocalized genomic scaffold, UCI_dwil_1.1 Seg142, whole genome shotgun sequence genomic region harbors:
- the LOC6644746 gene encoding ADP,ATP carrier protein 2 yields MGEDGGGHGKGSGDLKSFLMDFMMGGVSAAIAKTAVAPIERVKLILQVQEVSKQIPQDQRYKGIIDCFVRIPKEQGFKSLWRGNLANVIRYFPTQALNFAFKDVYKSIFLGGVDKNKQFWRHFMGNLASGGAAGATSLCFVYPLDFARTRLAADVGKGGNREFNGLIDCLMKVVKTDGPIGLYRGFIVSVQGIVIYRAAYFGFYDTCRDYLPNPKSTPFYVSWAIAQVVTTVAGIASYPFDTVRRRMMMQSGLSKSEMIYKNTAHCWLTIAKQEGASAFFKGAFSNIIRGTGGALVLAIYDEFKKYF; encoded by the exons ATGGGTGAAGATGGTGGTGGTCATGGCAAGGGCTCCGGCGATCTCAAATCCTTTCTCATGGACTTTATGATGGGCGGCGTATCGGCAGCTATAGCCAAGACGGCGGTGGCGCCCATCGAGCGTGTGAAGCTGATATTGCAAGTGCAGGAGGTATCCAAGCAGATACCGCAGGATCAACGATATAAAGGCATTATCGACTGTTTTGTTCGCATACCCAAGGAGCAGGGATTTAAATCGCTTTGGCGTGGCAATCTGGCCAATGTAATACGTTATTTTCCCACTCAGGCATTGAATTTTGCCTTCAAAGACGTCTACAAGTCG ATTTTCCTTGGAGGTGTGGATAAGAATAAACAATTTTGGCGCCATTTTATGGGTAATTTAGCATCTGGTGGTGCAGCAGGAGCCACCTCCTTGTGTTTTGTATATCCCTTGGACTTTGCTCGTACACG TCTTGCTGCTGATGTGGGCAAGGGTGGCAATCGGGAATTTAATGGCCTCATCGATTGCCTTATGAAGGTGGTCAAAACGGATGGCCCCATCGGGCTGTATCGCGGCTTTATTGTCTCTGTGCAAGGCATTGTTATATATCGTGCCGCATACTTTGGATTCTATGATACATGCCGCGACTATTTGCCCAATCCCAAGAGCACACCTTTCTATGTTAGTTGGGCCATTGCCCAAGTGGTTACAACAGTCGCTGGTATTGCCTCTTATCCCTTCGATACAGTCCGTCGTCGCATGATGATGCAGTCCGGTCTATCGAAATCGGAAATGATCTACAAGAATACGGCCCACTGTTGGCTGACAATTGCCAAACAGGAGGGTGCGAGTGCCTTCTTCAAAGGCGCCTTCTCCAATATTATTCGAGGCACTGGCGGTGCCCTAGTACTTGCCATTTACGATGAATTCAAGAAGTACTTCTAA
- the LOC6644749 gene encoding uncharacterized protein LOC6644749 — MADKQDKDILRPLNDSEVDELLQLYLSKYGPLNFHYLLFYNQRKWDRQLEKAGISATDPSFISLRKTFYTHRNGDFRQYGTYVSLHRDVVQSVSFFTWQPNEIELFECLQQTQRIEWRQGALLTNVDPDYCDRIKSLALQRGAPVLHPRQCYGMVLDHQQAVAVQVPELLTDFELRPLVDEDAQAVHSIWPNKGEGSLDYLKALIKFNRTLGACRSDTGELIAWIFQNDFSGLGMLQVLPKAERRGLGGLLAAAMTRLIAKTEKVTVTAWIVSNNFRSEALLRRIGYRQSIMNEWIKLEPAS; from the exons ATGGCCGATAAGCAAGATAAGGATATATTGCGGCCATTAAACGACAGCGAAGTGGATGAGCTGCTACAGCTTTATCTATCAAAATACGGTCCACTCAATTTTCATTATCTTCTCTTTTACAATCAACGGAAGTGGGATAGACAGCTAGAAAAGGCGGGTATATCTGCAACCGATCCATCGTTTATATCATTAAGGAAAACATTTTACACACATCGCAACGGGGATTTTCGTCAATACGGCACCTACGTGAGCTTACATCGCGACGTAGTTCAAAGCGTTTCCTTCTTCACATGGCAACCAAATGAAATCGAGCTCTTTGAATGTCTGCAGCAGACGCAGCGCATCGAATGGCGTCAGGGCGCTTTGCTAACGAACGTGGATCCTGACTATTGTGATCGCATCAAATCCCTGGCATTGCAGCGTGGTGCTCCGGTATTACATCCACGGCAATGCTATGGAATGGTATTGGACCACCAGCAAGCTGTGGCAGTCCAGGTGCCAGAACTTTTAACCGACTTTGAATTGCGGCCCCTAGTCGATGAGGATGCCCAAGCGGTGCACAGCATTTGGCCCAATAAGGGCGAAGGATCTCTCGACTATCTCAAGGCTCTAATCAAATTTAATCGCACACTCGGCGCCTGTCGCAGTGACACGGGCGAACTTATCGCTTGGATCTTTCAAAACGATTTCTCTGGCCTGGG cATGCTTCAGGTATTACCAAAGGCGGAGAGACGTGGTCTGGGTGGTCTACTGGCAGCAGCTATGACCCGATTAATAGCCAAAACTGAGAAGGTAACCGTAACCGCATGGATTGTATCGAATAATTTTCGTTCTGAGGCATTGCTCCGGCGTATTGGCTATCGGCAGTCAATTATGAATGAATGGATCAAACTAGAACCGGCTAGTTAG
- the LOC6644751 gene encoding putative gustatory receptor 2a, whose protein sequence is MDILEALRPVHRVYQVCNLWHWHLNSHDGQLQHFRWLEIYSWTVLVAATSFAAYGLFDNTQLTKVMEVGTAASISNIGHTVDYIQLVGIRVAHAGALLETLWQRQAQQNFYTELHEIDHQFSKALNINVVNNQFRRCSIRRAMWMLAGYMLSQSFILVTKMLGSDHQFPIYWLYYLLPLLICGMRYYQIFTAVLIIRERLELLLQVLQTLRLSGSSDPFGVDSDIGKQCIATEMNMRAVSASSLNQLVAVRQLYQRLWTLATYLNRSHGLSMLLQVGNDFLAITSNCYWIFLNFRQFVASPYDFLQIVASIVWSAPHLGNVLILALICERTTHCATRLALSLHQINVDLHNESHNALITQFSLQLLHQRLRFSAAGFFNVDCTLLYTIVGATTTYLIILIQFHMSETNLENERSLNGD, encoded by the exons ATGGACATATTGGAGGCATTAAGGCCAGTGCATCGGGTCTATCAGGTATGCAATTTGTGGCACTGGCATCTAAATTCCCATGACGGTCAATTGCAACACTTTCGCTGGCTGGAGATTTACAGTTGGACGGTTCTTGTGGCGGCCACTAGTTTCGCCGCCTACGGGCTCTTTGATAACACCCAGCTGACCAAGGTTATGGAAGTGGGCACTGCAGCCAGTATATCGAATATCGGGCACACTGTTGACTATATACAGCTGGTGGGCATACGTGTGGCCCACGCCGGAGCACTACTAGAGACACTGTGGCAACGACAGGCCCAACAAAATTTCTACACAGAACTGCATGAAATTGACCATCAGTTCAGCAAAGCTCTTAACATCAATGTTGTTAATAATCAGTTCAGGCGTTGCTCAATTCGTCGAGCCATGTGGATGTTGGCTGGCTATATGCTAAGTCAAAGTTTCATTTTGGTTACCAAAATGTTGGGATCGGACCATCAATTTCCCATATATTGGCTGTATTATCTATTGCCCCTGCTTATATGCGGCATGAGATATTATCAAATATTTACAGCAGTTTTGATTATACGCGAACGACTTGAACTTTTGCTGCAAGTCCTTCAGACATTACGTTTGAGTGGCTCGAGCGATCCTTTCGGAGTGGATTCAGATATTGGCAAACAGTGTATTGCGACCGAGATGAATATGCGAGCGGTGTCAGCTTCGTCTCTCAATCAATTGGTGGCTGTTCGACAACTCTATCAGCGCTTATGGACATTGGCAACATATTTGAATCGCTCCCATGGTCTATCCATGCTGCTGCAAGTGGGCAATGACTTCTTGGCTATTACCTCGAACTGTTATTGGATATTTCTAAATTTTCGCCAATTCGTTGCCTCGCCGTACGATTTCCTACAGATTGTGGCAAGCATTGTATGGTCGGCTCCCCATTTGGGCAACGTTTTGATATTGGCATTGATCTGCGAAAGAACCACACATTGT GCAACACGTTTAGCCCTAAGTCTTCATCAGATTAACGTTGACTTGCACAATGAAAGTCACAATGCATTG ATCACACAATTCTCGCTACAATTGCTACATCAGAGATTGCGTTTTAGTGCCGCTGGCTTCTTTAATGTCGACTGCACATTACTCTACACG aTTGTGGGAGCCACAACCACATATTTAATCATATTGATACAATTTCATATGAGCGAAACTAATTTAGAGAACGAGCGATCATTGAATGGTGATTAA
- the LOC6644748 gene encoding solute carrier family 35 member E1 homolog → MLGSGKRTGSRHVAVVLLMCLFWYVISSSNNVIGKMVLNEFPFPMTVTLVQLTSITLYSGPFFNLWRIRKYQDIPRDYYWRLIVPLAIGKLLASVTSHISLWKVPVSYAHTVKATMPLFTVILTRLFFGERQPTLVYLSLLPIITGVGIATVTEISFDMMGLISALISTMGFSMQNIFSKKVLKDTNIHHLRLLHLLGRLSLIIFLPIWLYMDSLAVFRHTAIKNLDYRVIALLFTDGVLNWLQNIIAFSVLSLVTPLTYAVASASKRIFVIAVSLLILGNPVTWVNCVGMTLAIVGVLCYNRAKQITRQRDPPTLPLSAKSNNIKYTPLQQQQHTKMDSYYRGVMNGGNGNTSVTTTTNKMSNGGTNSLLANGSSLPNGTAATRLLFV, encoded by the exons ATGCTGGGAAGCGGCAAACGAACTGGCTCTCGGCATGTTGCTGTCGTCTTGCTTATGTGCCTATTCTGGTACGTGATCTCGTCCAGCAACAATGTAATTGGTAAAATGGTGCTCAACGAATTCCCCTTCCCGATGACCGTCACCCTGGTGCAGTTAACCAGCATCACCCTATACAGTGGGCCATTTTTCAATTTGTGGCGCATACGTAAATATCAGGATATACCAAGAGACTATTATTGGCGCCTGATCGTACCATTGGCCATTGGCAAGTTGCTGGCATCTGTAACATCACATATATCATTGTGGAAGGTTCCAGTGTCATATGCTCATACAG TTAAGGCCACAATGCCACTATTTACGGTTATATTGACCCGTCTATTTTTTGGCGAAAGACAGCCAACACTTGTGTACCTGAGTTTGCTGCCCATTATAACGGGAGTTGGCATTGCTACCGTAACGGAAATCTCATTCGATATGATGGGCCTGATCAGTGCCCTTATCTCCACCATGGGCTTCTCCATGCAGAATATTTTCTCTAAGAAG GTTCTCAAGGACACAAATATCCATCATTTACGTTTGCTACATTTGCTTGGACGTTTATCACTCATCATATTCTTGCCCATTTGGCTATATATGGATAGCTTAGCTGTCTTTCGCCATACCGCTATA AAAAATCTTGACTATCGTGTGATTGCCCTGCTGTTCACCGATGGTGTACTAAATTGGTTACAAAATATAATTGCCTTCAGTGTCTTATCGCTGGTGACACCGCTCACCTATGCGGTAGCCAGTGCATCGAAACGCATCTTTGTGATAGCCGTCTCGTTGCTAATATTGGGCAATCCCGTAACCTGGGTAAATTGTGTTGGCATGACGTTAGCAATTGTCGGAGTGCTGTGCTACAATCGAGCGAAACAGATCACAAGGCAAAGGGATCCACCAACGTTGCCGTTATCAGCGAAAAGCAAtaatattaagtatacgccgctacagcagcagcagcacactAAGATGGACTCCTATTATCGTGGCGTAATGAATGGAGGAAATGGTAACACGAGcgttacaacaacaaccaacaaaatgTCAAATGGAGGCACAAACAGCCTTTTGGCTAATGGTAGCAGTTTGCCAAATGGAACAGCAGCCACAAGGcttctttttgtttag
- the LOC6644750 gene encoding leucine-rich PPR motif-containing protein, mitochondrial: protein MQRARLLQALCVHWSGRNLRNAAVTWPVPSSRWRYAIKPSPLPQQLQLSSSARSGTASTREKRTRPTASNNSSATPISLEEQWTKLEAYYQQHSLLNYDQCVRLLEQLESTTTSQQSSLNAGQLHFLLGACVPELMPAQSAQERMELYQRIWKQLVKVSQPTLSHYHTQLQVRQQNQLKLADHRSLLAEIAVFNGPPDAALYSALLDVACASGNMRQATELLTEMREKNFPLTEKNFHALLLGNARQRNLAGAESVVASMRAAGIATDNPITQSIRFVGYAENGETAKSKELLRQNTNFTAPQIVQMLRGALKAKEINLDIVQQLIKLLPRDYVNGLDMPQALRSLSIQLIYQNEIEVVMEIVALLPSPKFNENQNVDGYAALILQECFRSGIPLEKTLEFALQLKQRGQNPRALHLVTELALRRPHQPAWALQCLKALSAEGEELRPHYFWPLIISQHRSQGEQGVLSLLKEMQLMKVECNEDTVNQYVFPHLCQTLQQPVEGIQMLNEVGLKPSQVLGPLLAQVIQRQEFDATINMLELYPTRLDLVPILQPLANLAVHARATKRFQIFAKLIQALQQHSSERSGDFVGLLLLQMCSPQSRLRQDLDSLQRFLHEMQRLELQISPSAAESLMAIARQCSKKNPQSLESLGKTLNKMKNSQLSLPADSSIHLGGFIKHPRDMTLDELECHLIELEAKQMNTRGVLRRLLQLSVRDNRLERAQELLIKCQALGVQTSPGMLASIFDLNIKRKDLQKAQKSLNQLQTTYPGFQIDEHKLIDYAALLVHGQQLEVAKELLQQRAEQHKINGGDYVLKNVWQLLNNVAQLPHANESEPNLTYEIFNFMRKLGYCQAHNALLGPVVREWLIRKNMDAAVAEFQRLATHHKHTPLQYELLSLLVRLGNGNAEELARYPGLTAEQAQKHLAAVTSTVSRVHGASNMNSALLLALAESGTENQLRRLVINPEFRINHDLLVKNCEHLGQEGAVRTLLRLARGVRGVQRTIDEQRIYDMLLSQFVKSNNYEAALDMFERLEADDELKVSQDFLRNLVKLLRLNNIEIPSNIALRAQIR from the exons ATGCAGCGGGCTCGTCTATTACAAGCTTTATGTGTACATTGGTCAGGCCGGAATCTTCGAAATGCGGCTGTAACATGGCCTGTTCCAAGTTCTCGTTGGCGTTATGCAATTAAGCCAAGTCCGTTGCCTCAACAGCTGCAGCTTAGTAGCTCGGCGAGATCTGGCACAGCTAGCACAAGGGAGAAGAGAACCCGTCCTACCGCCAGTAACAATTCTTCCGCGACACCGATTAGTCTTGAGGAGCAATGGACCAAATTGGAGGCCTACTATCAGCAGCACAGTTTGCTGAATTATGATCAGTGCGTGCGATTGCTCGAACAATTGGAGTCCACCACCACCTCGCAGCAGTCATCACTTAATGCAGGCCAGTTGCATTTCCTGCTAGGCGCCTGTGTGCCTGAACTAATGCCCGCCCAGAGTGCCCAAGAGCGAATGGAGCTCTATCAGCGCATTTGGAAGCAATTAGTAAAAGTGTCCCAACCGACTCTCAGCCATTACCATACCCAGTTGCAAGTTAGACAACAGAACCAACTTAAGCTAGCAGATCATCGATCTCTGCTGGCCGAAATTGCTGTGTTCAATGGCCCGCCGGATGCCGCCCTCTATAGCGCCCTACTGGATGTGGCTTGTGCTAGTGGAAATATGCGACAGGCCACCGAACTACTCACCGaaatgagagaaaaaaatttcCCCTTGACTGAGAAGAACTTCCATGCCCTTCTCTTGGGCAATGCCAGACAAAGGAATCTAGCTGGAGCAGAATCCGTAGTGGCCAGCATGCGAGCCGCCGGCATAGCAACAGATAATCCAATCACGCAGTCCATTCGGTTTGTGGGCTATGCCGAGAATGGTGAAACAGCCAAGTCCAAAGAACTTCTCAGGCAGAATACGAATTTTACTGCTCCACAAATAGTCCAGATGCTGCGGGGCGCTTTGAAGGCAAAGGAAATCAATTTAGATattgtacagcaattgattaAATTATTGCCACGTGATTATGTAAATGGTCTGGATATGCCCCAGGCATTGCGTAGCCTAAGCATCCAATTGATCTATCAGAATGAAATCGAAGTTGTCATGGAAATTGTGGCTCTGCTACCCTCACCCAAGTTCAATGAGAATCAGAATGTCGATGGCTATGCGGCTCTAATATTGCAAGAATGTTTCCGTTCGGGAATACCATTGGAGAAGACTTTGGAATTTGCATTGCAATTGAAACAACGGGGTCAAAATCCTCGAGCTTTACATTTGGTCACAGAGTTGGCTTTGCGTCGTCCACATCAACCGGCATGGGCCTTGCAATGCCTGAAAGCGTTAAGTGCAGAGGGAGAGGAATTGCGTCCACACTATTTTTGGCCATTGATAATCAGCCAGCATCGCAGTCAGGGAGAGCAAGGGGTCTTGAGTCTTCTCAAAGAGATGCAGCTAATGAAAGTGGAATGTAATGAGGATACAGTTAACCAATATGTGTTCCCGCATCTCTGTCAGACACTCCAGCAGCCAGTGGAGGGCATCCAAATGCTTAATGAAGTGGGCCTGAAACCATCTCAGGTTTTGGGTCCGCTGTTGGCCCAAGTTATCCAAAGACAAGAGTTTGATGCAACCATAAATATGCTGGAGCTGTATCCAACCCGCCTAGATTTGGTTCCAATACTCCAACCTTTGGCCAATTTGGCTGTTCATGCTCGAGCAACTAAACGCTTTCAAATCTTTGCGAAATTGATCCAGGCTCTACAACAGCATTCTTCGGAACGGAGTGGGGATTTCGTTGGACTACTTCTTCTGCAAATGTGCTCACCCCAGTCACGTTTGCGTCAGGATCTTGATTCGCTGCAGCGATTTTTACATGAAATGCAAAGGCTGGAGTTACAAATATCGCCATCAGCAGCCGAATCTCTGATGGCCATTGCCCGACAATGCTCTAAGAAGAATCCTCAATCATTGGAAAGCCTTGGCAAAACATTAAACAAGATGAAAAATAGTCAATTGTCGTTGCCAGCAGATTCGTCAATCCATCTTGGTGGTTTCATTAAACATCCCCGTGACATGACTCTCGATGAGTTGGAATGCCATCTTATTGAATTGGAGGCCAAACAGATGAATACTCGTGGCGTCTTACGTCGCCTGCTGCAGCTTTCGGTCAGAGATAATCGCCTGGAGCGAGCTCAAGAGCTattaattaaatgtcaagctCTGGGTGTCCAGACCAGTCCTGGCATGTTGGCGTCCATTTTTGATTTAAACATTAAGCGGAAAGATCTCCAGAAGGCCCAAAAAAGCCTCAACCAACTGCAGACCACCTATCCTG GCTTTCAAATCGACGAGCATAAGTTGATTGATTATGCTGCTCTTCTGGTACATGGCCAGCAGTTGGAGGTCGCCAAAGAGCTGCTCCAGCAACGAGCCGAACAACATAAGATCAATGGGGGCGATTATGTACTCAAAAATGTCTGGCAATTGCTAAACAATGTAGCTCAGTTGCCCCATGCGAATGAATCGGAACCAAATCTAACATATGAGATATTCAATTTCATGCGGAAACTTGGCTATTGTCAGGCCCACAATGCTCTATTGGGTCCCGTGGTGCGCGAATGGCTAATCCGAAAAAATATGGATGCAGCTGTGGCGGAATTTCAACGTTTGGCCACCCACCACAAGCATACACCATTGCAGTATGAGTTGCTGTCACTGCTCGTCCGCCTGGGCAATGGCAATGCCGAGGAACTTGCTCGCTATCCAGGGCTAACAGCAGAACAGGCACAAAAGCATTTGGCTGCGGTCACGTCAACAGTTAGCCGAGTTCATGGCGCTTCGAATATGAATAGTGCATTACTCTTGGCTTTGGCCGAATCCGGTACAGAGAATCAATTGCGTCGCTTGGTTATCAATCCAGAGTTTCGCATTAATCACGATCTATTGGTAAAGAACTGTGAACACTTGGGCCAGGAGGGAGCAGTGCGTACTCTTCTCCGTTTGGCGCGAGGTGTTCGTGGTGTCCAACGTACAATTGACGAACAACGCATCTATGATATGCTCCTGTCCCAGTTTGTAAAGTCAAACAACTATGAGGCCGCTTTGGATATGTTTGAACGACTCGAGGCCGACGATGAGCTCAAGGTTTCGCAGGACTTTCTGCGTAATCTAGTCAAACTGCTGAGGCTCAACAATATCGAGATTCCTAGCAATATAGCGTTACGTGCCCAAATAAGATGA
- the LOC111518893 gene encoding uncharacterized protein LOC111518893 gives MSLTTAKPVQIKTMEQLFMRGRSRLLSWRCFWGILMKSPLNQRVHSQLGKLPVSQCCEFFYTLSCNLLNTEELAAMQVLSSMLFLLPDETQHTQKARATLLRRSFQLAPTVEPMMVHYFTENLLKYFQPGHHLNSSHLLGIANYIATKCAIGKAVAVCLLWSIIYECGETEILIHQYRELSTLCNILNEVCVSRMNVTSFGILLRSIGTLLHLLLCGQGLRDFLTHGYPASFFRILPQDVQKLIDWVKNALEEFALRRPGALQRARYAAKKLLTSLDYLDAHGIQWCLVCRDAQGQPFDDCIKYCVLSDIRIK, from the exons ATGTCTCTAACCACTGCGAAGCCCGTTCAAATCAAGACCATGGAGCAATTATTTATGCGTGGACGCAGCCGTTTATTGTCTTGGCGATGTTTTTGGGGCATTTTAATGAAATCACCATTAAATCAACGTGTTCACTCTCAACTAGGAAAATTACCAGTAAGTCAG TGCtgtgaatttttttatactttgaGCTGTAATTTGTTAAATACCGAGGAGCTAGCTGCCATGCAAGTATTGAGCAGCATGCTGTTTCTACTGCCCGATGAGACCCAACATACACAAAAGGCTAGAGCAACTCTTCTGCGACGATCATTCCAATTGGCGCCCACCGTAGAGCCCATGATGGTGCATTATTTTACAGAGAATCtattaaaatatttccaaCCAGGACACCATTTGAATTCGAGTCATTTGCTAGGCATTGCCAACTATATAGCAACCAAATGTGCCATCGGAAAGGCAGTAGCGGTTTGCCTGTTATGGAGCATAATTTATGAATGCGGAGAAACTGAAATACTCATCCATCAGTATCGTGAA CTCTCCACCTTGTGCAACATTTTAAACGAAGTCTGTGTATCCAGGATGAATGTTACAAGTTTTGGTATCCTCCTTCGCTCCATAGGCACTCTGTTGCATCTTTTGCTTTGCGGACAGGGTCTAAGGGATTTTCTCACTCATGGATATCCGGCTAGTTTTTTTCGTATTCTGCCACAGGATGTCCAAAAATTGATTGACTGGGTCAAGAATGCCTTGGAAGAGTTCGCATTGCGTCGTCCGGGCGCTTTACAAAGGGCTCGCTATGCTGCAAAAAAGTTGCTAACTTCATTGGATTATTTAGATGCACATGGTATTCAGTGGTGTCTGGTCTGTCGTGATGCTCAAGGTCAGCCGTTTGATGATTGTATAAAGTACTGCGTTCTCTCCGATATACGtataaaatga
- the LOC6644747 gene encoding ADP,ATP carrier protein → MGKDFDAVGFVKDFAAGGISAAVSKTAVAPIERVKLLLQVQHISKQISPDKQYKGMVDCFIRIPKEQGFGSYWRGNLANVIRYFPTQALNFAFKDKYKQVFLGGVDKNTQFWRYFLGNLASGGAAGATSLCFVYPLDFARTRLAADTGKGGQREFTGLGNCLSKIFKSDGIGGLYRGFGVSVQGIIIYRAAYFGFYDTARGMLPDPKNTPIYISWAIAQVVTTVAGIVSYPFDTVRRRMMMQSGRKSTEIIYKNTLHCWGTIAKQEGTGAFFKGAFSNVLRGTGGAFVLVLYDEIKKFL, encoded by the exons ATGGGCAAGGATTTCGATGCTGTTGGATTCGTCAAGGATTTCGCTGCCGGTGGTATCTCCGCAGCTGTCTCAAAGACTGCCGTCGCCCCAATTGAGCGTGTGAAGCTGCTTCTGCAGGTTCAGCACATCTCGAAACAAATCAGCCCCGACAAGCAGTACAAGGGTATGGTTGATTGCTTTATCCGCATTCCAAAGGAGCAGGGCTTTGGCTCATACTGGCGCGGTAACTTGGCCAATGTTATCAGATATTTCCCAACCCAGGCTTTGAACTTTGCCTTCAAGGACAAGTACAAGCAG GTCTTCTTGGGTGGTGTTGACAAGAACACCCAGTTCTGGCGTTACTTCTTGGGCAACTTGGCCTCTGGTGGTGCTGCCGGTGCTACCTCTTTGTGCTTTGTCTACCCATTGGACTTTGCCCGTACTCG cTTGGCTGCTGATACCGGCAAGGGTGGCCAGCGTGAATTCACTGGTTTGGGTAACTGCTTGAGCAAGATCTTCAAGAGTGACGGCATTGGTGGACTGTACCGTGGTTTCGGAGTGTCTGTCCAGGGTATCATTATCTACCGTGCTGCCTACTTCGGCTTCTACGATACTGCCCGCGGCATGTTGCCCGATCCCAAGAACACACCCATTTACATTAGCTGGGCTATCGCTCAGGTTGTTACAACTGTTGCTGGTATTGTGTCCTATCCATTCGATACTGTCCGTCGTCGCATGATGATGCAGTCTGGCCGCAAGTCCACCGAAATCATCTACAAGAACACACTGCACTGCTGGGGCACCATTGCCAAGCAGGAGGGCACAGGTGCTTTCTTCAAGGGCGCCTTCTCCAACGTTCTCAGAGGCACTGGCGGTGCTTTCGTGCTTGTGTTGTACGATGAGATCAAGAAGTTcttgtaa